One genomic window of Gossypium hirsutum isolate 1008001.06 chromosome D11, Gossypium_hirsutum_v2.1, whole genome shotgun sequence includes the following:
- the LOC107911080 gene encoding uncharacterized protein, protein MEMEIAGRTRKLDIQELEKIRNDAYENARVYKEKTKTFQDKLITRKKFSIGQNVLLYDSTLKIFAGKLRSKWIAPFTITNLFSNGAMEIQSEETRKCFKVNGQRLKPFYENFQMHTVEEIVLEEPRT, encoded by the coding sequence ATGGAGATGGAGATTGCAGGAAGGACTCGAAAGTTGGACATTCAGGAACTCGAGAAAATTAGAAATGATGCATATGAAAATGCTCGAGTTTATAAAGAAAAGACGAAGACGTTTCAAGATAAGTTAATCACTAGGAAGAAATTTTCCATAGGACAAAACGTTCTCCTATACGACTCCACCTTAAAAATTTTCGCTGGTAAGCTTCGATCCAAATGGATAGCTCcatttactattactaatttattcTCGAATGGTGCAATGGAAATTCAAAGCGAAGAAACCCGGAAGTGCTTTAAAGTGAATGGTCAAAGACTGAAACCCTTTTACGAGAATTTTCAAATGCACACAGTTGAGGAGATTGTTCTTGAGGAGCCCAGAACTTGA